One stretch of Prunus persica cultivar Lovell chromosome G1, Prunus_persica_NCBIv2, whole genome shotgun sequence DNA includes these proteins:
- the LOC18788985 gene encoding bZIP transcription factor 11, translated as MASSSGNSSGSTQLQNSGSEGDLQHLMDQRKRKRMQSNRESARRSRMRKQQHLDDLMGQVTQLRKENNQILTSINITTQHLMNVEAENSVLKAQMEELSQRLESLTEILNYINSSNGVFETHEPNNTLLHHHQASASADHNSFINPWNLLYVNQPIMATADMLHQY; from the coding sequence CTCCGGTTCTGAAGGGGACTTGCAGCATCTGATGGAtcagagaaaaaggaaaagaatgcAATCAAACCGCGAATCGGCGAGGCGGTCCCGGATGCGAAAGCAGCAGCACTTGGATGATCTGATGGGCCAAGTGACGCAGCTGAGGAAGGAAAACAACCAAATCTTGACCAGCATAAACATCACGACCCAGCACTTGATGAATGTTGAGGCTGAAAATTCAGTCTTGAAGGCTCAGATGGAAGAGCTCAGCCAAAGACTGGAGTCTCTGACTGAGATCCTCAACTACATCAACAGCAGCAATGGGGTCTTTGAAACCCATGAACCCAACAACacccttcttcatcatcatcaggcCTCTGCTTCTGCTGATCACAACAGTTTCATCAACCCATGGAATTTGCTTTATGTGAACCAACCCATCATGGCCACTGCAGACATGCTCCATCAATACTAA